Proteins encoded within one genomic window of Pygocentrus nattereri isolate fPygNat1 chromosome 7, fPygNat1.pri, whole genome shotgun sequence:
- the chrna5 gene encoding neuronal acetylcholine receptor subunit alpha-5, with amino-acid sequence MIPAQSLCLILLASCCLLCSTLAPPKLSSYAKTEDKLFKHLFSNYQKWVRPVEDLNGTVRVKFGLAISQLVDVDEKNQLMTTNVWMKQEWIDMKLRWDPGRYLGITSIRVPSDSIWIPDIVLYDNADGHFEATVTKAVVKYDGTISWTPPANYKSACTIDVTFFPFDLQNCSMKFGSWTYDGSQVDILLEDVHVDKRDYFDNGEWEIVTATGSRGLRMDSTCSYPFITYSFIIRRLPLFYTLFLIVPCIGLSFLTVLVFYLPSNCGEKISLCTSVLVSLTVFLLVIEEIIPSSSKVIPLIGEYLVFTMIFVTLSIVITVFAINIHHRSSSTHHGMAPWVRRIFLHRLPKLLCMRSHVDRYATTGGSQRGAQTEGTGGYRKGFPQETTPLLNSRYNLQAALDSIRYITLHVVKENEVREVVQDWKFVAQVLDRVFLWAFLLVSVLGSALLFIPVIYKWANIIVPNYAGSSS; translated from the exons ATGATACCAGCACAAAGCTTATGTCTGATTCTGCTTGCCTCCTGCTGTCTGCTCTGCTCCACACTAG CTCCCCCAAAACTATCTTCCTATGCCAAAACTGAGGACAAGCTGTTCAAGCATCTATTCAGCAACTACCAGAAATGGGTAAGACCGGTAGAAGACCTAAATGGGACAGTGCGGGTCAAATTTGGACTGGCCATCTCTCAGCTGGTAGATGTG GATGAAAAGAACCAACTGATGACCACCAATGTCTGGATGAAGCAG GAATGGATCGATATGAAGCTACGATGGGACCCTGGGCGTTACCTGGGTATCACATCTATCCGAGTGCCCTCTGACTCCATTTGGATCCCGGACATTGTGCTCTATGACAA TGCAGATGGTCATTTCGAGGCCACAGTTACTAAAGCAGTGGTGAAGTATGATGGCACCATCTCCTGGACGCCACCAGCTAACTACAAATCTGCCTGCACAATCGATGTGACCTTCTTCCCCTTTGATCTTCAGAACTGCTCCATGAAGTTTGGCTCCTGGACCTATGATGGCTCACAG GTGGACATTCTCCTGGAGGACGTCCATGTGGATAAGCGAGACTACTTCGATAATGGTGAGTGGGAGATTGTGACAGCTACAGGCAGCCGGGGTTTGAGGATGGACAGCACCTGCTCCTATCCCTTCATCACTTACTCCTTCATCATCCGAcgtctccctctcttttatACACTATTCCTCATCGTTCCCTGCATTGGCCTGTCCTTTCTGACTGTGTTGGTCTTCTATCTGCCCTCTAACTGTGGAGAAAAGATCTCTCTTTGTACGTCTGTTCtcgtctctctcactgtctttctcctGGTGATAGAGGAGATCATCCCATCTTCCTCCAAG GTGATCCCTCTCATTGGCGAGTATTTGGTCTTCACCATGATCTTCGTCACACTCTCCATTGTCATCACAGTCTTTGCCATCAACATTCACCATCGCTCCTCGTCCACGCATCATGGCATGGCGCCCTGGGTCCGTCGCATCTTCCTGCACAGGCTGCCTAAGCTGCTCTGCATGCGCAGTCACGTCGACCGCTATGCTACCACTGGAGGGAGCCAGAGAGGAGCACAGACTGAAGGAACCGGAGGCTATAGGAAGGGTTtccctcaggagaccacccCTCTGCTCAACTCAAGATACAACCTACAAGCAGCACTAGACTCCATTCGTTACATCACTCTCCATGTGGTCAAGGAGAATGAAGTCAGAGAG GTTGTTCAGGACTGGAAGTTTGTGGCTCAGGTGTTAGACCGGGTGTTCCTGTGGGCGTTCCTGTTGGTATCTGTTCTTggttctgctcttctcttcattCCTGTCATTTACAAATGGGCCAACATCATCGTTCCAAACTATGCTGGCAGCAGCAGCTAA